The following proteins are co-located in the Peromyscus maniculatus bairdii isolate BWxNUB_F1_BW_parent chromosome 23, HU_Pman_BW_mat_3.1, whole genome shotgun sequence genome:
- the LOC143270401 gene encoding paired immunoglobulin-like type 2 receptor alpha, with product MAWILLLHLPTACLQAGNSAGSNRLNAFGVNQPANLSGVQGGSIEIPFSFYFPWELAEDPQMRIFWRWKHFHGEFIYNSTPPFIREHFKNRLILNWTQPQTSGVLRILDLKETDQTVYFCRVFLNTREGIKFWQSINGTNLTINHAPRTTSPSPTSATSALTRTALTATEGKKSGKNQNLGLGTTVGLAVAAAVLLAGVLGLTVFLGWRRRKGKWSKTDNNIMYASIVRSSPASPGTPPCQPVHGNPQEDTVYSIVKAK from the exons ATGGCTTGGATCCTGCTTCTTCACCTGCCAACTGCATGTCTGCAAGCTG GTAACTCAGCAGGATCCAACAGATTAAATGCCTTTGGGGTCAACCAACCAGCAAACCTCTCTGGTGTCCAGGGTGGCTCCATCGAGATCCCCTTCTCCTTCTACTTCCCCTGGGAGTTGGCAGAGGATCCGCAGATGAGGATTTTCTGGAGATGGAAGCACTTCCATGGTGAATTTATCTACAACTCTACCCCACCTTTCATTCGTGAGCATTTCAAGAACCGGCTCATCCTGAACTGGACACAGCCTCAGACATCTGGAGTTCTCAGAATCCTGGACTTGAAGGAGACGGACCAGACAGTGTACTTCTGCCGAGTTTTTCTGAACACAAGAGAAGGCATTAAGTTCTGGCAGTCAATTAATGGGACCAACCTCACCATCAACCATG cccccaggacCACCTCTCCAAGCCCTACCTCTGCAACTTCTGCACTCACCAGAACTGCACTCACAGccacagaagggaagaagagcGGGAAGAATCAGAACCTGGGTCTGGGAACCACAGTTGGgttggcagtggctgctgctgtaCTCCTGGCTGGGGTCTTGGGGTTGACAGTGTTCCTCgggtggaggagaaggaaaggtaaGTGGTCCAAGACT GATAACAACATCATGTACGCCTCCATTGTCCGCTCAAGCCCAGCCTCCCCAGGAACACCACCCTGCCAGCCCGTCCATGGGAACCCCCAGGAAGATACTGTGTACTCCATCGTAAAGGCCAAATGA